The Actinomadura graeca nucleotide sequence GCACATGAAGGTCGATCGCATCGACGAGCACACGCTGGACTGCTTCACCTATGCGATCGTGCTGAACTCGAAACCGGGGGAGGCCCCCTACGTCTCCTTCAGTGGCGCCGTGCAGGACGTCCTCGTCGAAGCGGGCGGCGAATTCCTGATCCGGCGCCGCACGCTGGTCAACGACCGGCTTCGTTGATCCTGCAGATCGTCCGGACCGCACGGATATTGACGAAGGGACACGAATGAGCATCGCGGACGAGCGCGTTCTCGCGACTCCGCCCTCCCCGGCCCCGCCCCCCGCTCCGCCTCCGCTCCGCGAACGCGTGACGGAGCTGGCGGCGCTGCGGGAACGCATCCGGCGGGGCGACCCCAAGGCGACCATGGCGCAGCACTCCCGGGGCAAGCTGTCCGCGCGCGAGCGGCTCGGGCTGCTCTTCGACGAGGGGACGTTCACCGAGATCGAGGCCCTGCGCCGGCACCGCGCCACCGGTTTCGGCCTGGAGGCGCGGCGTCCGCACACCGACGGGGTCGTCGTCGGCTGGGGCCTGGTCCACGGCCGGACCGTCTTCGCGTACGCCCACGACTTCCGGATCTTCGGCGGCGCGCTGGGGGAGGCCCACGCGGAGAAGATCCACAAGGTGATGGACCTGGCCGAGAGCACCGGGGCCCCGATCGTCGGGCTGTGCGACGGCGCGGGCGCGCGGATCCAGGAGGGCGTCACGGCCCTGGCCGGGTACGGCGGGATCTTCCAGCGCAACGTCCGCAGCTCCGGGGTGATCCCCCAGATCAGCGTGATCCTCGGGCCCTGCGCGGGCGGTGCGGCGTACTCCCCGGCGCTCACCGACTTCACCTTCATGGTGCGCGACATCGCCCAGCTCTTCGTCACCGGCCCGGACGTGATCCGGGCCGTCACCGGGGAGGTGATCGGCCATGACGAGCTCGGTGGCGCGGACGCCCACGCCTCGCTCTCCGGAGTGACCGCGTTCGCCTACGACGACGAGGAGAGCTGCCTCACCGACGTGCGGTACCTGCTGTCGCTGCTGCCGTCGAACAACCGGGAACCGCCCCCGGCCGCGCCGTCCGGCGACCCCGCCGACCGGCGCGCCGACCGGCTGCTCGACCTGGTGCCGGCGGACCCCGGCCGGTCCTACGACATGCGCGCGGTCATGGCCGAGATCGTGGACGACGGCGAGTTCTTCGAGGTGCACGAGCGATGGGCGGCCAACGTCGTCTGCGCGCTGGCCCGGCTGGACGGGCATGTCACCGGGATCGTCGCCAATCAGCCCGCGCACCTGGCCGGTGTGCTGGACGTCCACGCCTCCGAGAAGGCGGCCCGCTTCGTCCGGATGTGCGACGCGTTCAACATCCCGCTGGTGACCCTGGTCGACGTGCCGGGCTTCATGCCGGGGGCCGACCAGGAACACGGCGGCATCGTCCGGCACGGGGCCAAGCTGCTCTACGCCTACTGCGATGCCACGGTTCCGCGGATCCAGGTCATCCTGCGCAAGGCTTATGGCGGTGCCTACATCGTGATGGACTCGCGTTCGATCGGCGCGGACCTCTCCCTGGTCTGGCCCAC carries:
- a CDS encoding acyl-CoA carboxylase subunit beta, producing MSIADERVLATPPSPAPPPAPPPLRERVTELAALRERIRRGDPKATMAQHSRGKLSARERLGLLFDEGTFTEIEALRRHRATGFGLEARRPHTDGVVVGWGLVHGRTVFAYAHDFRIFGGALGEAHAEKIHKVMDLAESTGAPIVGLCDGAGARIQEGVTALAGYGGIFQRNVRSSGVIPQISVILGPCAGGAAYSPALTDFTFMVRDIAQLFVTGPDVIRAVTGEVIGHDELGGADAHASLSGVTAFAYDDEESCLTDVRYLLSLLPSNNREPPPAAPSGDPADRRADRLLDLVPADPGRSYDMRAVMAEIVDDGEFFEVHERWAANVVCALARLDGHVTGIVANQPAHLAGVLDVHASEKAARFVRMCDAFNIPLVTLVDVPGFMPGADQEHGGIVRHGAKLLYAYCDATVPRIQVILRKAYGGAYIVMDSRSIGADLSLVWPTNEIAVMGAEGAASVIFRKEIQAAADPDEALRRRVAQYRDELMHPHYAVERGLADDMIDPAETRSVLVRSLAMLRAKHRALPFRKHGNQPQ